In Juglans regia cultivar Chandler chromosome 13, Walnut 2.0, whole genome shotgun sequence, the following proteins share a genomic window:
- the LOC108993983 gene encoding MLP-like protein 43 isoform X2, with protein MSSSLSGKLSIEVEAKSSAPALYEANAKRLYETPKLCPTYIQKVDLVEGNWEEVGAVFNWHLLYEGKTVISQEIYESIDDEKLSVTFKVIGGLLVEAYKSFKFVFQVIPKKQGCLARWTVEYEKLNAEIPDPKQMLQFAADLIKEIDDNLMIKSKE; from the exons ATGTCATCTTCTCTGTCTGGTAAGTTAAGTATTGAAGTAGAGGCCAAGTCATCTGCTCCTGCTTTATATGAGGCTAACGCGAAACGATTGTACGAGACACCAAAACTTTGCCCTACCTATATACAGAAGGTTGATTTAGTAGAAGGTAATTGGGAAGAAGTGGGTGCTGTCTTTAACTGGCATCTCTTATACG AGGGGAAAACTGTAATTTCCCAGGAGATATACGAGAGCATAGATGACGAAAAACTGTCAGTCACTTTCAAGGTGATAGGAGGATTACTCGTAGAGGCATACAAAAGTTTCAAGTTCGTTTTTCAGGTCATTCCAAAGAAACAGGGATGCTTAGCCCGTTGGACTGTTGAATATGAGAAACTTAACGCGGAGATTCCAGATCCAAAACAAATGCTTCAGTTTGCAGCTGATCTTATCAAAGAGATAGATGATAATCTTATGATCAAGAGCAAGGAGTAG